In Sardina pilchardus chromosome 8, fSarPil1.1, whole genome shotgun sequence, the genomic window GTCGACCCATTTTAGAACACAACAGGTGTGAATGCTGTTAGTTTTTGGTAAGGCCTTTTGAACAGACTGGAAAATCCATTCAGTCATGCTCATGGCATCTGCTAATCAGCATCATAGAGTAACGAAGGACTCTCTCGCACTATAGCCCTTTCACAAATGGACATTGGTGCTCTCAGCAAGGGACAATGAGATCTTAACAATTCAATGAGCCACTTCAAGTGAAGATAAGATATGGCAATTAGACAACAGCTTAATGACATTTTGGCTTTATTTTGTTGGCTAAACCGGTGATTATGTGCTGTGAAGGGaatggcatgtgtgtttgtgtgctgacaATGACAACAGGTGTAAATGGGGTTGCGTTTGGTGTTCTTCAGTCAAATTTAAATTTTGACACAGAAATCCCTTGGGAGAAATCCAgtatagccttttttttttcattaacatTATCTGTTGCCTACAGGGAAGTACAACAACTGGGACAAGGTAGACCCAGCGGAGCTTTTCAGCAAAGCCCCTACAGAGAAGAAGGAGGCCAATCCAAAGCTAAACATGGTGAAATTCTTACAGGCAAGTTGGTCCTGTGGCTCCAGACCTCTAGTAACAAACAATCCTCGTGCTGAAAATGGTTTTGTGCTGGATTCCAAAAAATTAAagtatgaaacaaacaaaagctgggtctgcacacacagagctcctCGTTTAAACTGTTTTTAATCAAGTAAAAAAGTTTTATCTTTTAACTTTGTTTTTACCCATTGTTCTGTGCCACTAACAGGTGGAGGCCAAAGGCTGTGATTACGTCGTGCTGTGGCTGGATTgtgataaagagggagagaatatcTGCTTTGAGGTCTGTCAAATGTTGGATGGAAGAATATCCAAATTTAGAATAAAtgttcattgttttcattgtgtcattataTGTATTTTTATTGTTAAAATTGTATGCAATCTATAGCACCACTCTTTGTCTTGCACTCTATATCATTTTGATGTTTCTACGTGTATGCTTCTGGATTAAGGTGTTGGATGCCATTAACCCAGTCATGAACAAGTCATATGGCAATGAGCGCACAGTGTATCGCGCAAAATTCAGCTCCATCACAGACCTGGACATCTGCAACGCCATGAACAAGCTGGGCGAGCCTAACCGCAACGAGGCGCTGTCTGTGGACGCTCGCCAAGAGCTGGACCTTCGCATTGGCTGTGCCTtcacacggtacacacacacacacacacacacacacacacaaactgcttgCTGGATTGGGATTATAGTCAATGTTGAATTCCTCAGCACTTTGTTAAGATGCAGCTGTTCTAGGACACTCCTCTACAATGAGTGAAGGGGGATATTTaattttttacatttgtattcATGTGTAACAGATTAAGATACATATTTAAGTACAGGCAGGCTTACTGTACGTTCACACCGCCGCCGACTTGaacttccaaagattccggaggtcattcattttcaatggaagccggcttctctcagctgccagcagcggccaatccgtcggcgtcgcgttttgggcgtcttgagcgacttgaGAAAGTTGAGAGTGGCTCAACTTTAtagtaatgagctatgacgcggttcagcgactaacgaccagcaacgaactTGATTGAACATCGAATACTACCACATCAGAGCGTCCAAAGCGTccaaagcttcccacggcgtccttggcAGGGCGTCCAAAGcttcttggaagctcaagtcgccggcggtgtgtatgtacagttaaGCACAGCTACTTAAATCTGAAAGTTAATCAAGTGTTTGCTATGGAGTATTTTGCAGAGGGTTATTATATGATATCCTTTTGAAATGAATTATTTGTTCCCCTTTCAGTTTTCAGACCAAATACTTCCAAGGCAAATATGGGAACCTGGATTCCTCCCTGGTCTCCTTCGGACCCTGTCAGACCCCTACTCTGGGTTTCTGTGTGGAGAGGCATGACAAAATCCAGTCCTTCAAACCTGAGATGTACTGGGTCGTCCAGGCCAAGGTATAACCATAGCCTTGCCCTGTGTTTGATGCCCTGACTTTGCCACTGTTTCACTGGATCTGTTCCAGCTATTCTTTCAGCTCGTTGCTTTAATCCTATCCTATGGAATATGGACGTATGATTTCTCGTTCTTAGGCGTCTGGTATTTAATTGGCACTACTATACTGAAGTGATGAAATGCACCTTGCATCTACtctcatacagtaatttcccgtataaaagccgcattgtgtataagctgcaggaaagtgttttatgcaagttaaaagaaacaaagccatattaacaccatattatcTGGACCCCTGTAtttacctcatagctgaagaaatttagcaaaatcaatgtataagctgcgggtACTGATATGATGTTTGGAGGTTTGGTTTATGCAGCATAGTCCAATAACTTCTCACCAGTCTAGTGTGCTGTTTTGTTTCCTCTTCCTGGGAAGGTGTTCAGAGGCAAGGACAGTCCTCTGACCCTGGACTGGGATCGGGGGCGAGTGTTTGACAGAGAGGTTGGCCAAATGTTCGTCAATCTGGCCAAAACAGCTAGGGAGGCAAAGGTTTGTATTTCATGATTTTTGTGTGAATGCCTTTGAATACAGTTCTCCAGAGGTGTGTtgaaatttggcaaacagttgcaaatgttcgtggtgaacatcttttctttgaacagttcaattttAACGATTTGGTGCTAACATTTCATTCAACGGTAGTTGCATAGTTGCCTTCATCAAACTcatgtccagttccactgtatgttcgtggagaactacctcctcagactgttcgCGATTGTTCGCAAACGTTTCGCCGAAAACTTAAGGCGGAATACTGTTTGCAGACGTACGCAaatgttcgcctatgtttgccaATTCGAACGCACCTCTGGCTTGGTGCTTCCAGTCCACAAGCTGCACCTTGATGATTGAGTTCAGTTTAAGCAGTCTCACCTTTCGCTCTCAGGTGGAGTCggtgagcaagaaggaaaaggCCAAGCAGCGACCACAGGCCCTGAACACTGTGGAGATGCTGAGAGTGGCCAGCTCAGCCTTGGGTCAGTAGCCTTACAACTTTATGAGTGGTCATTTCATTAGATAAGATGAGAAATACTATATTAATCCTGAACGTAAAAGTAGGACCATATAATGTGAGTGTTTTATAGGATTGTGATGTATATCACAAAACTGTATATGATTAGTGTTGATTGATCGACTGTCAGTtgaaactgtaaacaaatcaggagactgtgtgtgtccacccaTGCACCAAAATAAAGACTGATGACTTCTGCTTTTCCCTTTAAACCCTTAAAGGAATGGGCCCACAGCACACTATGCAAGTGGCCGAGAGGCTTTACACGTCAGGCTACATCAGCTACCCCCGTACGGAGACCACACACTACCCTGAGAACTTTGACCTGAAGGGCACCCTGAGACAGCAGGCTAACAACCCCTTCTGGGCCGACTCTGTAAGCCATTCCACCAAAGATCCCTTGGAAGCCTGATAGATTAAGGCcccttctcatcctctctcctggatcctcggtcctccggctccctcccactgatctactgtataaagaacactggatagactatcccattgttgccgtcccatcattctttatctagatcagtgggaacgagccggaggacaaaagaaggaagggaggaagggaggatagattaaaagacgaatgagaagagcccctaatggcctgtacagactacacaactttttttatctttcacgattatcttttaggattgaccatgtcagactaggcgatcagagaaccacaaaatcgtGCAGCGtcgtggccgcaagagtggccaccttacaagatcatttatcgtagccttctcgtcgtgtgtcgtcacagtgtcagtgtcaacacgggagtcgtaggagattccccaaaaattctAACATGCTAcacttttggtcgtaacgtcgtagaatgtcgcagacaataaatcgcgggtcgttgaacatgtcagattacaagatgcttcctccttcgaacgtcgttcgttcccgactttgaatattcggacccgacaatggaaatttgtcggccacgacacaatcgtggcaaaatcgggctgaaatcatgtagtctgcacaggccataagaCTCTTTGTGTGAAGGCTGAATGAAAGCTTCAACGGAAGACTTCACAGGTTCTTCACAGGTCATGTGTTTTTGTCTTAATGAGCCTGTTGGCAATATGACTGATGGCATGTCTGGTTTTGTGTCCCTAGGTGAAGGCCTTGCTTGCAGAGGGGATCAACCGACCCAGGAAAGGGGCAGATGCAGGAGACCATCCACCCATCACCCCCATGAGGTCAGCATCAGAGAATGAACTAGGTAGGTGGACCGGACCGCACATTGGGATTGCTGTATTGCGCACTAACAGTACAAATGACCATCAgttagatttatttatttatttatttttttaacagttTATGTACATTaaggatgtgatgtgtgtgggtgtgtttaaaTTCAGGAAGTGATGGTTGGCGTCTGTATGACTATATCACGCGGCACTTCATTGCGACGATCAGCCAAGACTGCAAATACCTCCAGACCACCATCACTTTCAGCGTCGGCTGTGAAGGCTTCTCTTGTAGTGGAAAAACTCTCATATCACCGGGTAGGTCCTCACTGATAACCCAGTCAAACTCAATGCTTAATGGTGACAGGGAGAAAACACTTGAAACAATTAAGCAGTTTCAGATTTCAGATTTcagatgacgtgtgtgtgtgtgtgtgtgtgtgtgtgtgtgtgtgtgtgtgtgtgtgtgtgtgtgtgtgtgtgtgtgtgtgtgtgtgtgtgtgtgtgtgtgtgtgtgtgtgtgtgtgtgtgtgtgtgtgtgtgtgtgtgtgtgtgtgtgtgtgtgtgtgtgtgtgtgtgtgtgtgtgtgtgtgtgtgtgtgtgtgtgtgtgtggtgtgtgtgtggtgtgtgtgtggtgtgtgtgtgtgctcacaggtTTCACCGAGGTCATGCCCTGGCAAGGTATCCCTCTGGAGGAggccatgcctgtgtgtgagaagggCGACTCCTTCACCGTGGACGAGATCAAGCTGCTTGAGAAGCAGACCAATCCCCCAGACTACCTGACTGAGGCAGAACTCATCACGCTCATGGAGAAGCACGGCATCGGTGAGACAGGGGCTGGGCCCTGTATTTCATATTTACGTGTATCATTTACACATAGCCATATTTCAGATGCTATGAATTTGGAATCCTCCTAATCACTGTGCACTAGCACAGGTGTAGTCAGTGGCTTTCTCAGTGTAATTGCTTAAAACAGctgttctcaaactgtggtacgcggACTCTCTCTTGTGGTGCTcggggagtctccaagatgttttatttcatgaagataaaataatcacttcaaattataTAAATGAAATCATTGCATTTacgagtattgtactgtgttctctgatgttaaatagtatacattcaactttgatttatataAGATGAACTCAATTaatgcaattttacaagcccaattaaaaccttatatttagcctgggtattgaaatggtccttttgactaaatggcgccctctttggcaaccccaactGAACTTGCGATATTTtacatcacaagtaggctttgttctaattcgacTATTGGGGGTAAcaatttttgttgttttgttttattgtgcCTCTTTAAGCACAATAAGTGTTAAGTTGGTAACCATTAACAATTCCTCCCTCCAGAACAGTTCCATTTTTCAATGACAAAACAGCATATGGAGATGCGTAGAGTGTTGACTGGCATTCTCTCTGGTATCTTTGTGAATTGGATGGAAACTCAGTTAGTGTGAGATGTTTAAGGAAACGTTTAATGAGAGTTGTAATGTCTATAATAATTGCAAAGATGCTGTCAGGTATTggcggtggtgatgatggtagCACTTTGGTGGCTAGTGGTATATTATGgccacagtcatttcctgtgtataaaccgcattgtgcataagccaCAGGCCCTGCTGTCCCTGTGTATAAATctcatagttgaagaaatcttgcaaaatcaatgtatataagccgtggctaatagtcgtgAAATTACTATTAGCTATAGATAATAATATAGCAGCTTattctgctctctctgctctctaagGCACCGATGCCAGCATCCCAGTCCACATCAATAACGTCTGCCAGAGGAACTACGTAACGGTGGAGAGTGGACGCAGGCTGAAGCCCACTAACCTGGGCATCGTGCTTGTCCATGGCTACTACAAAATCGGTGAGGATTATGATCACGTACGATCTACAGGCTAGGGCTGTACAACTGATCGAATGAATCAATTAATCGAgattatgacttccaacaattatgaaaataacataatcaaagtataatgattattttgctactttcagtttcataacaatgctCTGCTTTTGTCTTGGGATGTCGTGTGAATTATCTTTTTACATTGTATTTCTTCCCTGTTGGATGATATttaaaattcaattaaaaaaataaataaaaagtcaactttgaatatggatgatgattccaaaatcactgagtaatcacgtTTAGTTatcgtgatctcaatattgaacaaaataatcgtgataatgatttttaccaTAATCGAGTAAGCCTACCACACGCTTAAGATCACAATGCCACAAAGTAAACAGCATTTAGTGATGCTCATCCGGATATCCCTGAACCATAGTTCCTTGGCTGATGGGTATGGAGCATATCTGCTGGTGTGGCTGCATGAATTGTTGTTCATTGTGTTTTAGTGTATAAACCTGATCAAACCTCTTTGCGTTTTGGAGTTTTGAGCGAATAGGACGGCACCAGTAAGAGAGATTGATggttatgattgtgtgtgtgtgtgtgtgtgtgtgtgtgtgtgtgtgtgtgtgtgtgtgtgtgtgtgtgtgtgtgtgtgtgtgtgtgtgtgtgtgtgtgtgtgtgtgtgtgtgtgtgtgtgtgtgtgtgtgtgtgtgtgtgtgtgtgtgtgtgtgtgtgtgtgtgtgtgtgtgtgtgtgtgtgtgtgtgtgtgtgtgtgtgtgttccagatgcAGAGCTGGTTTTGCCGACCATTCGTAGTGCGGTGGAGAAGCAGCTGACCCTCATTGCTCTGGGCAAAGCCAACTTCCAGCAGGTGCTCCAACACACCCTAGACATCTTTAAGAGGAAGTTCCACTACTTTGTGGACTCAATTTCAGGTGTGTATCTGTATTCCTTTTGAGTCCCGtaaggcagtggttctcaaagtggggtcagGGGCCCCCTTGGGGTTCatgacccatagccaaggggtccacgaaataatttgcttgaaattctGAAGTTAACATTTGAAAAAGATGATGCCCTTTTCACCTATAAAAaaagcaaattgtgtctatttggtcctacccacattaacttgggatagtggaccacaacttcagagaatacgaatggttaactgttacggttataagggggtcctcggaaaatgttatccccaaaaggggtccttggaaccaaaaacattgagaacccctgcCGTAAGGAATGTTAAGGAACATTGTGCTAATGCTGACATTCACCCATCTTTTGCCCTGTCTCCAGGTATGGATGAATTAATGGAGGTATCCTTCTCGCCCATCGCTGCTACTGGGAAACCCCTCTCCCGCTGTGGGAAGTGCCATCGTTTCATGAAATACATCCAGGTAAGAGTTCAACCCCTTGCTAGTCAAAGAATGGCAAGCAGGCGGAAGCACATATGATCACCTGTGTGTAACATCAGTATAGAAAATGGATTCTGAATGAGCATTTTCACCATAGCGAATTCGTAAGTAGGCGCTTGTAGAATTAGTTTTTCATGTGGCTATCTGCAGTTCTCTCTACCTGAGtcatatacacactctctcacctctGACATGCATGATTGTTTATGGTCTGGTCAGAGAGGGTCAATTCTCTGAGTCTTAAAACTCAGAACTCCAGGAAGTAGTTACTGAGTAGCCCAAGTAATTTACCAAGACTGCCACTGATCATAAGATATTAATCGTATGCCCACATTATCTGTTCAGTTTGTGTCACTGTCTGCCTGCAATgtctacttaaaaaaaaagtctctttTGCATATAAATACTGGACTGAATGTTCTGATGACTGCATGTAATTGGTTCAGTGACTCAGTGACGTGTTGGCGAGCAGGTGAACTTTTGGTCAGTGCCACCAGGTTCATAATGCCATCCCCCCACTTGTGCCCTCTCTCCATGCATATTCAAAGAGCCGATCATTTGTGTAGTGGTCATTTGTGCCGCGGGTCTGACGCATATCAGGTGGGCGCTCCGCTCGCCATCATTGGGCTCGTGGTGAGTTTACCTAATCTACCTTTATGGGTCACGCTTTCATGAGCCGAGCCCTCGTAAGCAGCCTTCGCCGGGGGCACAATCCTGAGAGCTGCTTTTAGcgaaaaaattaggagtccagAGATATTTCCCATCAGTACCCTTGAAAATGGACGTGGTCGTAGGCATTAGTCTCTTTCCAAGTCATGAATAAATCATAAGAGAATTGTTTCGgtaagcccccccaccccccgaccCTCGTCAATGACTTTTTCATTGACTGGAAAAGCTCCAGGCTTTCCACCGCCACTGTTGGCATGTGAAGCCCATGGTCACATGTCGCCCTTGATGCATGCAAATATGTTTGGCCACCAAGGTCATTTGAACTACACCTCTATACATCAAACTTAGTATTAAATAAGGAAGTTGTTAATGAATAACTTATATTTGAtgtctaaagcccaattcacaccaaagactcccgacgcgacgagacggagttgcagcggtgtgaattagaagttgcacgtagttgcaagccgtcgcaagccgtcgcaagccgtcgcagagcattgaacacgttgagtcgcagtcgcaaggttttagaacgtcgcggttcgtctcgtctcgtctcgttgggaatctttggtctgaccCCTACTTAAGTATGCACATACATATCAGAGTCAAATTATTGTATTTTATGACTAGGTCTTTTTTAGATAAAACAAAATACTCCACATGCCACCTTTAAAACACACGTGCATTAGAATTTGTGTTTTCAACAATCATAAAGATTCGTTGTTGAAATATTTCCTCTGAATAGGCACTCGTGTGGCACTGAATTACATACAATGTGGGTCAGTGGATGAGTGCCACGCGGCTGCGTTCAAGATAACTCGAATCCTACAGAATTACACGTACGGTTGTGCTCATATGTTTACATACCTTGGCACAATTTGTGAAATTTATTTAAGGATAGTGGTCAGGTGAAGACATTTATTTACACACAATTGTGTGTgccctttttaaataataatgatactgAATTGATAAAGTTTGCATTACTTTGTGTATACCTTGTGTGGCATGAtaatgtacacatactgtaggttgacACTTCCAGTGTTAACTACAAGTTGATACTTCTAGAGCTATGTTTTAAATTTCTGAAACACTCAATCTGATACGGATTGTTTAAAAATATGTTAAGGGTGTGGCCAGTCTAAAATCACTGTCTTAACGGCGTAATAAGTTCGCCAGACGCCAGACATATTGTTCAAAAGGGTTGCTCTTATgtttaatcagtcatgggtgtgttttgggtgtaacatccattaaaccaaTGACcgtgacatctgtcattcccttcAAGAGCAAGCATCTCAACATCAAACGGCACGTTGGTATTTTGATCGTCTGAAGCATCTGAAGGAATCTGCTCGCACGCGAGACTGTGTATGCAACACTAGGATTCCACTCCATGTATCTGCACTTACCAATTATTTGAACTTCAATGACAAACGACAAACCAGTGAACCTAGACAGTGAATTACTTTCATTATTGACTGGCAAGGTGTAAAAGGTGTTGAAAACATAGCCTGCAGAAAGTGTAACAACTGTAGCTCCTTGAACCGAAGAGTGCAATGCACTCATCCTTGCCTTGTGAGCTGCTTCTTTCCCTCTATCCTTCACAAGTGTGATGCATGAATGAACCTTGAAGCAtgacttgaattgaattgaattgaatcttgaatttccccttggggatcaataaagtatctatctatctatctatctatcaatatatctatctatctatctacagtatctatctatctatctatctgacttGACTGAGCCTTTTGCTGTGGTGCTGCCCCCTTCAGGCCAAGCCCAGCCGGTTGCACTGCTCCCACTGTGACGACACGTACAGCCTGCCCCAGATGGGAGCCATCAAGCTGTACAAGGAGCTGCGTTGCCCGCTGGACGACTTTGAGCTGGTGCTCTGGACCTCCGGCTCCAAGGGGAAGAGCTACCCCGTCTGCCCTTACTGCTTCAGCAACCCCCCATTCAGGGACATGAAGAAAGGTACAGAGCATTGCcatcagtgtttgtgtatgaattaaaagcaacactaaatcgtttttcgtaccttaaaataatgtttccaacatcagttcagtggttcatcaactcgtaatagggtgaatggcacttctgcattcactccgtggccctctatcggctataacggCACTATGTTCGTTTACCACATCGGGAAGCGAAtcgtagttcgatggaatgaaacctaagaaactacaaattttgcTTGCTTCAATGTTGCatatactttcataaaatcatgcaacatactctaccttgtctgtggacattgttatttgctcgATAAACGAATAGCATGCGTGCGACAGagcaaaagtgctttagtgttgctttaatacatatgaacacacacaggtatacaccTTATTTTTGTCAGTGTTAGGCTGTTGGACACAGGCACGGACAGCTACGGACACATTGATGTATAGGTCTTAACTGTACCTCTAGAGTCCAACAGACTCACATAGGCCTTTTTCCTTGAAGCTCCCCATTTCGTCTACCAACTGATCACAGGTTCcttttttgtgtctttttctttctagaGGTCCTTGAGAACTGCATTCGTCTCTAATCCTCCTGCTGccgtttttttgtcttttgcagGAATGGGCTGCAACGAGTGCACCCACCCCACCTGCCAGCACTCGCTGAACTCGCTGGGCATCGGGCAGTGCGTGGAGTGCGAGAGCGGCGTGCTGGTGTTCGACCCCACCTCGGGCCCCAAGTGGCGCATGGCCTGCA contains:
- the top3b gene encoding DNA topoisomerase 3-beta-1 — translated: MRTVLMVAEKPSLAQSIAKILSKGSCSSRKGLNGACSVHEYAGSFMGQSVRFKMTSVCGHVMSLDFIGKYNNWDKVDPAELFSKAPTEKKEANPKLNMVKFLQVEAKGCDYVVLWLDCDKEGENICFEVLDAINPVMNKSYGNERTVYRAKFSSITDLDICNAMNKLGEPNRNEALSVDARQELDLRIGCAFTRFQTKYFQGKYGNLDSSLVSFGPCQTPTLGFCVERHDKIQSFKPEMYWVVQAKVFRGKDSPLTLDWDRGRVFDREVGQMFVNLAKTAREAKVESVSKKEKAKQRPQALNTVEMLRVASSALGMGPQHTMQVAERLYTSGYISYPRTETTHYPENFDLKGTLRQQANNPFWADSVKALLAEGINRPRKGADAGDHPPITPMRSASENELGSDGWRLYDYITRHFIATISQDCKYLQTTITFSVGCEGFSCSGKTLISPGFTEVMPWQGIPLEEAMPVCEKGDSFTVDEIKLLEKQTNPPDYLTEAELITLMEKHGIGTDASIPVHINNVCQRNYVTVESGRRLKPTNLGIVLVHGYYKIDAELVLPTIRSAVEKQLTLIALGKANFQQVLQHTLDIFKRKFHYFVDSISGMDELMEVSFSPIAATGKPLSRCGKCHRFMKYIQAKPSRLHCSHCDDTYSLPQMGAIKLYKELRCPLDDFELVLWTSGSKGKSYPVCPYCFSNPPFRDMKKGMGCNECTHPTCQHSLNSLGIGQCVECESGVLVFDPTSGPKWRMACNKCNVVVHFFEHAHKVQVAADSCEACEASLVVVDFNKARSPLPDGETQHTGCVFCDAIFQDLVELKHATMRHPMHRGGGARRGGRGRGRGRRPGGRGNPKKPKDKMAALAAYFV